Proteins co-encoded in one Cupriavidus nantongensis genomic window:
- a CDS encoding biotin--[acetyl-CoA-carboxylase] ligase, with the protein MSAVPPNSPDPSAAMAWRIDEGALRAMLSPALRDWTLELVEETGSTNADLTARCRQAPWSDAGTLRLAYRQTAGRGRQGRPWQGQAGMTFSVALPLALAPAQLSGLSLAVGLALAEALGDVAPALGARVGLKWPNDLQIDGRKLAGILIESVPAGPQRVWAVIGIGLNLVRDAQMEAALGRELAGVAEAMPGFDAGRDAPRLLAAVLERLVAMRADFLAHGFGPMARRWSAADAYRDQPVRLLHDGQVIAEGMARGVDEAGHLLLETPAGLERIASGELSLRPAAGKDGHA; encoded by the coding sequence ATGTCCGCCGTTCCTCCGAATTCGCCCGATCCTTCCGCCGCCATGGCCTGGCGCATCGATGAAGGCGCGCTGCGCGCCATGCTGTCGCCCGCGCTGCGCGACTGGACCCTGGAACTGGTCGAGGAAACCGGCTCGACCAATGCCGACCTGACCGCGCGCTGCCGCCAGGCGCCGTGGTCCGATGCCGGCACGCTGCGCCTGGCCTATCGCCAGACCGCCGGGCGCGGACGCCAGGGCCGGCCATGGCAGGGGCAGGCCGGCATGACCTTCTCGGTGGCGCTGCCGCTGGCGCTGGCGCCGGCGCAGCTGAGCGGCCTGAGCCTGGCGGTGGGCCTGGCGCTGGCCGAGGCCCTGGGCGACGTGGCCCCGGCGCTGGGCGCGCGGGTCGGGCTGAAATGGCCCAATGACCTGCAGATCGACGGCCGCAAGCTGGCCGGCATCCTGATCGAATCGGTGCCGGCGGGCCCGCAGCGGGTCTGGGCGGTGATCGGCATCGGCCTGAACCTGGTGCGCGATGCGCAGATGGAGGCCGCGCTGGGCCGCGAACTGGCGGGCGTGGCCGAGGCCATGCCCGGCTTCGATGCCGGGCGCGATGCGCCGCGCCTGCTGGCCGCGGTGCTGGAGCGGCTGGTGGCGATGCGCGCGGACTTCCTCGCGCACGGCTTCGGGCCGATGGCGCGGCGCTGGTCCGCCGCCGATGCCTACCGCGACCAGCCGGTGCGGCTGCTGCACGACGGCCAGGTGATCGCCGAAGGCATGGCGCGCGGCGTCGACGAGGCCGGCCACCTGCTGCTGGAAACGCCCGCGGGCCTGGAGCGCATCGCCAGCGGCGAACTGTCGCTGCGGCCCGCTGCGGGCAAGGACGGGCACGCATGA
- a CDS encoding enoyl-CoA hydratase/isomerase family protein: MTTPSADTSTLSPRYERYRALTLRRHGPILEIVMGAAQSANQKLATADASMHRELAEIWRDVSADPEVRVALIRGEGKGFSAGGDLALVEDMANDFDTRTRVWHEARDLVYNVINCDKPVVSAMHGPAVGAGLVAGLLADISIAAKSARIVDGHTRLGVAAGDHAAIVWPLLCGMAKAKYYLMLCESVSGEEAERIGLVSLAVDEDELVARAFEVANRLAAGSQSAIRWTKYALNNWLRMAGPAFDTSLALEFMGFAGPDVHEGMASLREKRPPQFR; this comes from the coding sequence ATGACCACGCCCTCCGCTGACACCTCCACGCTGTCGCCACGCTACGAGCGCTACCGCGCACTGACCCTGCGCCGCCACGGCCCGATCCTCGAAATCGTCATGGGCGCGGCCCAGTCGGCCAACCAGAAGCTGGCCACCGCCGACGCCAGCATGCACCGCGAGCTGGCCGAGATCTGGCGCGACGTCTCCGCCGACCCCGAGGTGCGCGTGGCGCTGATCCGCGGCGAGGGCAAGGGCTTCTCCGCCGGCGGCGACCTCGCGCTGGTCGAGGACATGGCCAACGACTTCGACACCCGCACGCGGGTCTGGCACGAGGCGCGCGACCTGGTCTACAACGTCATCAACTGCGACAAGCCGGTGGTCTCGGCGATGCACGGCCCGGCCGTCGGCGCCGGGCTGGTGGCGGGACTGCTGGCCGATATCTCGATCGCGGCGAAGAGCGCGCGCATCGTCGACGGCCATACCCGGCTGGGCGTGGCCGCGGGCGACCATGCCGCGATCGTGTGGCCGCTGCTGTGCGGAATGGCCAAGGCCAAGTACTATCTGATGCTGTGCGAGTCGGTCAGCGGCGAAGAGGCCGAGCGGATCGGCCTGGTCTCGCTGGCGGTGGATGAGGACGAACTGGTGGCGCGCGCGTTCGAGGTGGCCAACCGGCTGGCGGCAGGGTCGCAGAGCGCGATCCGCTGGACCAAGTACGCCCTCAACAACTGGCTGCGCATGGCCGGCCCCGCTTTCGATACCTCGCTGGCGCTCGAATTCATGGGTTTTGCCGGCCCCGACGTGCACGAAGGCATGGCGAGCCTGCGCGAAAAGCGGCCGCCTCAGTTCAGGTAA
- a CDS encoding PhaM family polyhydroxyalkanoate granule multifunctional regulatory protein — MFGQIPDFTNGFDFMRRLWGGGAGMPAGLMPGLQAMTPPMDLEDLDKRIADLKAVESWLQLNTNLLRTTIQGLEVQRATLVALQTFGNALSPEAMQSAMENVARAANAPSAEAPQRTGADTGSGTSADTGSAAQPEPPAAEPSQAASTDADAAPAPNAALWWDMLQQQFNQIASSAAAASMVPFGMGGMGGMGGFGAAGAATPAGTTQSGAEKPNTAAAGKPPAAGTAGPAAKKAPAKKAPTKKAAASKPVKARPAREAEGGNGGNGSSNGTGGSVTN, encoded by the coding sequence ATGTTCGGACAGATTCCCGATTTCACCAACGGCTTCGACTTCATGCGCCGGCTATGGGGCGGCGGCGCAGGCATGCCTGCCGGCCTGATGCCCGGCCTGCAGGCGATGACGCCGCCGATGGACCTGGAAGACCTCGACAAGCGCATCGCCGACCTGAAGGCGGTCGAAAGCTGGCTGCAGCTCAACACCAACCTGCTGCGCACCACCATCCAGGGACTGGAAGTGCAGCGTGCCACGCTGGTGGCGCTGCAGACCTTCGGCAACGCGCTGTCGCCCGAGGCGATGCAATCGGCGATGGAAAACGTCGCGCGCGCCGCCAACGCGCCCAGCGCCGAGGCGCCGCAACGCACCGGCGCGGATACCGGCTCCGGTACCAGTGCGGACACGGGCAGCGCCGCGCAGCCCGAGCCGCCGGCCGCCGAGCCGTCGCAGGCGGCTTCCACCGACGCCGATGCCGCTCCGGCGCCCAACGCCGCGTTGTGGTGGGACATGCTGCAACAGCAGTTCAACCAGATTGCCAGCAGCGCCGCGGCGGCCAGCATGGTGCCGTTCGGCATGGGCGGCATGGGCGGCATGGGCGGCTTTGGCGCCGCCGGCGCCGCCACGCCAGCCGGCACCACCCAGTCCGGCGCAGAGAAACCGAATACCGCGGCAGCCGGCAAGCCGCCGGCGGCTGGCACCGCCGGCCCTGCAGCGAAGAAGGCGCCGGCAAAGAAAGCACCGACGAAGAAAGCGGCTGCCAGTAAGCCGGTCAAGGCCAGGCCGGCGCGGGAGGCCGAGGGTGGCAATGGCGGCAACGGCAGCAGCAACGGCACGGGCGGCAGCGTCACCAACTGA
- a CDS encoding ABC transporter ATP-binding protein → MNAAQENPTRPRAPQPAPERTPVIEVRDLVKRFGKAVVHDHVDLDVYRGEVLSIVGGSGSGKTVLLRQIVGLERPTSGTIKVFGEDPARLRPAQLQALRSRWGLQFQRGALFSALSVIDNIALPLRELRALPDNLICQAALLKLQLVGLSARDADKMPADLSGGMIKRVALARALSLEPELLFLDEPTAGLDPMASDDYVALIRELRRELGLTVVMITHDLDTLVALSDRVAVLADHKVIAAAPIAQVVEVDHPFIREYFLGERAQRALQALPRSGQPAAPPPGEA, encoded by the coding sequence GTGAACGCGGCACAAGAGAATCCGACCCGGCCACGCGCGCCGCAACCCGCGCCGGAGCGCACCCCGGTGATCGAGGTGCGCGACCTGGTCAAGCGCTTCGGCAAGGCGGTGGTGCACGACCACGTGGATCTCGACGTGTACCGCGGCGAGGTGCTGTCGATCGTCGGCGGCTCGGGCAGCGGCAAGACCGTGCTGCTGCGCCAGATCGTCGGGCTGGAGCGCCCCACCTCGGGCACCATCAAGGTGTTCGGCGAAGATCCGGCGCGGCTGCGGCCGGCACAGCTGCAGGCGCTGCGCAGCCGCTGGGGCCTGCAGTTCCAGCGCGGCGCGCTGTTCTCGGCGCTGTCGGTGATCGACAATATCGCGCTGCCGCTGCGCGAGCTGCGCGCGCTGCCCGACAACCTGATCTGCCAGGCGGCGCTGCTCAAGCTGCAGCTGGTGGGGCTGTCGGCGCGCGATGCCGACAAGATGCCGGCGGACCTGTCGGGCGGCATGATCAAGCGCGTGGCGCTGGCGCGCGCGCTGTCGCTGGAACCCGAGCTGCTGTTCCTGGACGAGCCCACGGCCGGCCTGGACCCGATGGCGTCCGACGACTACGTCGCGCTGATCCGCGAGCTGCGCCGCGAGCTGGGCCTGACCGTGGTGATGATCACGCACGACCTCGACACGCTGGTGGCGCTGTCCGACCGCGTCGCGGTGCTGGCCGACCACAAGGTGATCGCGGCCGCGCCGATTGCGCAAGTGGTGGAGGTGGACCATCCCTTCATCCGCGAGTATTTCCTGGGCGAGCGCGCCCAGCGCGCCCTGCAGGCGCTGCCCCGGAGCGGGCAGCCCGCGGCGCCGCCCCCTGGAGAAGCATGA
- a CDS encoding MlaE family ABC transporter permease: protein MERQTTPDFQITRGDGTVSVQLRGDWTALALAGCRQARQLRAQLHELAQAPDHAQWSLAGVERLDHIGGQLLWQAWNGALPQRLEASEGQRRVFERIAAVHDEGWKKHMVDRFNPVMLFGANVLSFGAQLGNGITMLGQLAFDLLRFARMPQRGPWREISANIYNVGYKALGITALVGFLIGIVLSYLSANQLRTFGASTFIVNILGMAVIRELGPVLAAILIAGRSGSAITAQIGVMRVTEELDAMRVMGISHGFRLIMPRVIALAIAMPLLVAWTDVMALAGGMLAARMQLGISATFFLRELPDAVPVANLWLGLGKGVVFGILIALTACHFGLRIKPNTQSLGEGTTASVVTAITIVILADAIFAILFKDVGL, encoded by the coding sequence TTGGAACGCCAGACGACGCCAGACTTCCAGATCACGCGCGGGGACGGAACCGTCAGCGTACAGCTGCGTGGCGACTGGACCGCGCTCGCGCTGGCCGGCTGCCGCCAGGCGCGGCAGCTGCGCGCGCAGCTGCACGAGCTGGCGCAGGCCCCGGATCACGCGCAATGGTCGCTGGCCGGCGTCGAGCGCCTCGACCATATCGGCGGGCAGCTGCTGTGGCAGGCCTGGAACGGCGCGCTGCCGCAACGGCTCGAGGCCAGCGAGGGCCAGCGCCGGGTGTTCGAGCGCATCGCCGCGGTGCACGACGAGGGCTGGAAAAAGCACATGGTGGACCGCTTCAACCCGGTCATGCTGTTCGGCGCCAACGTGCTGTCGTTCGGCGCGCAGCTGGGCAACGGCATCACCATGCTGGGCCAGCTGGCGTTCGACCTGCTGCGCTTCGCGCGCATGCCGCAGCGCGGCCCGTGGCGCGAGATCTCGGCCAATATCTACAACGTCGGCTACAAGGCGCTGGGGATCACGGCGCTGGTCGGCTTCCTGATCGGCATCGTGCTGTCGTACCTGTCGGCCAACCAGCTGCGCACCTTCGGCGCCAGCACCTTCATCGTCAATATCCTGGGCATGGCCGTGATCCGCGAACTGGGGCCAGTGCTTGCCGCGATCCTGATCGCGGGGCGCTCGGGCTCGGCCATCACCGCGCAGATCGGCGTGATGCGCGTGACCGAGGAGCTGGACGCGATGCGCGTGATGGGCATCTCGCACGGCTTCCGGCTGATCATGCCGCGCGTGATCGCGCTGGCCATCGCCATGCCGCTGCTGGTGGCATGGACCGACGTGATGGCGCTGGCCGGCGGCATGCTGGCCGCGCGCATGCAGCTGGGCATCAGCGCCACCTTCTTCCTGCGCGAGCTGCCCGATGCGGTGCCGGTGGCCAACCTGTGGCTGGGGCTGGGCAAGGGCGTGGTGTTCGGCATCCTGATCGCGCTGACTGCGTGCCACTTCGGGCTGCGCATCAAGCCCAACACCCAGAGCCTGGGCGAAGGCACCACCGCCTCGGTGGTGACCGCGATCACCATCGTGATCCTGGCCGACGCGATCTTCGCCATCCTGTTCAAGGACGTGGGCCTGTGA
- a CDS encoding IclR family transcriptional regulator translates to MSEIEEEDAKLRSGIQSIEVGFRLLQALAASPRAMMLRDLAAAADMNPAKAHRYLVSFMRLGAVAQDPVSGRYDLGPFALQLGLAGLNRLDPVKKARPILSQLRDELDLTAGIAVWGNHGPTVVHWEESSHPVTVSLRLGDVMPMLNSATGRLYGAYLPRKQTLPLIERELGARGHDGVPDMPRTLADYDAICAEVRAHGAARTLGGVLPGINAFSMPVFDANGHLAMGLIVLGAQSIFDAEWGGTMDRRVRAIAQQLSSELGYLGAATPAGQTGPA, encoded by the coding sequence ATGTCAGAGATCGAAGAAGAAGACGCCAAGCTGCGTTCCGGCATCCAGTCCATCGAGGTGGGCTTCAGGCTGCTGCAGGCGCTGGCGGCATCGCCGCGCGCGATGATGCTGCGCGACCTGGCCGCCGCCGCCGACATGAACCCGGCCAAGGCCCACCGCTACCTGGTCAGCTTCATGCGGCTGGGCGCGGTGGCGCAGGACCCCGTCAGCGGGCGCTATGACCTGGGGCCGTTCGCGCTGCAGCTGGGGCTGGCCGGGCTGAACCGCCTCGACCCGGTCAAGAAGGCGCGCCCGATCCTGTCGCAGCTGCGCGACGAGCTGGACCTGACCGCCGGCATCGCGGTGTGGGGCAACCACGGTCCCACGGTCGTGCACTGGGAGGAGTCCAGCCATCCCGTGACCGTCAGCCTGCGACTGGGCGATGTGATGCCGATGCTGAACTCCGCCACCGGCCGGCTCTACGGCGCCTACCTGCCGCGCAAGCAGACCCTGCCGCTGATCGAGCGCGAACTGGGCGCGCGCGGCCATGACGGCGTGCCCGACATGCCGCGCACGCTGGCCGACTACGACGCGATCTGCGCCGAGGTGCGTGCACACGGTGCCGCGCGCACGCTCGGCGGCGTGCTGCCGGGCATCAACGCGTTCTCGATGCCGGTGTTCGACGCCAACGGCCATCTCGCCATGGGGCTGATCGTGCTGGGCGCGCAAAGCATATTCGATGCAGAATGGGGCGGTACGATGGATCGCCGCGTGCGCGCCATCGCCCAACAGCTCTCATCGGAACTCGGCTACCTTGGTGCCGCCACGCCGGCCGGACAAACCGGCCCCGCCTGA
- the rfaE2 gene encoding D-glycero-beta-D-manno-heptose 1-phosphate adenylyltransferase: protein MSVPAFESKLTPADDTAALAARIAALPRPLVFTNGVFDILHRGHATYLAQARALGASLVVGVNSDASVKMLGKGDDRPLNHESDRMALLAALASVDLVAMFREQTPVELIRLVRPDIYVKGGDYDIDTLEETRLVRSWGGQAYAIPFLHDRSTTKLLTRVRQGG from the coding sequence ATGTCCGTACCCGCCTTCGAATCCAAGCTGACTCCCGCCGACGACACCGCCGCGCTGGCCGCGCGCATCGCCGCGCTGCCGCGCCCGCTGGTGTTTACCAACGGCGTCTTCGACATCCTCCATCGCGGCCATGCCACCTACCTGGCGCAGGCGCGCGCGCTCGGCGCCAGCCTGGTGGTCGGGGTCAACAGCGATGCCTCGGTGAAGATGCTGGGCAAGGGCGACGACCGCCCGCTCAACCATGAGTCGGACCGCATGGCGCTGCTGGCCGCGCTGGCGTCGGTCGACCTGGTGGCGATGTTCCGCGAACAGACGCCGGTGGAGCTGATCCGGCTGGTGCGCCCCGACATCTACGTCAAGGGCGGCGACTACGATATCGATACGCTCGAAGAAACCCGGCTGGTGCGCAGCTGGGGCGGCCAGGCCTACGCCATCCCCTTCCTGCACGATCGCTCGACCACCAAGCTGCTGACCAGGGTGCGCCAGGGCGGCTGA
- a CDS encoding Bug family tripartite tricarboxylate transporter substrate binding protein, with product MRPPGYFRPALAAVAALAAAPLLALLCTASAPARADTWPSQPIRWVVPYPAGGGTDVVARTVAQAITAGLGKQVVIDNRPGAATIVGADAVAHARPDGYTVLTADTATLAANPSLYKKLPYNADKDFVYIGQLARFPLVLVANPNFPARTLKEAIDYAQKHPGKVNFASPGAGSPHHLAMELFMDQTRVRMTHVPYKGAAPAVQDLLAGQVDLMFLDLASGQQNVQAGKLRALGVATPRRLTVLPSVPTVAEGGVAGFEAYAWQGMVAPAGTPKAVVARLNAELVKALKTPEVQKKLEGVGVEAVSSTPEEFASYARAEAERWGKLIKAKGITVD from the coding sequence ATGCGCCCCCCTGGCTACTTCCGCCCCGCCCTCGCCGCCGTCGCAGCCCTCGCCGCTGCTCCCCTGCTTGCCCTGCTGTGCACCGCCAGCGCGCCCGCGCGCGCCGACACCTGGCCGTCGCAGCCGATCCGCTGGGTCGTGCCCTACCCCGCCGGCGGCGGCACCGATGTGGTCGCGCGCACCGTGGCCCAGGCGATCACGGCGGGGCTGGGCAAGCAGGTGGTGATCGACAACCGGCCGGGCGCCGCCACCATTGTCGGGGCCGATGCGGTGGCGCATGCCAGGCCCGACGGCTACACCGTGCTGACCGCCGATACCGCCACGCTGGCCGCCAACCCGTCGCTGTACAAGAAGCTGCCGTACAACGCCGACAAGGATTTCGTCTATATCGGCCAGCTGGCGCGCTTCCCGCTGGTGCTGGTGGCCAACCCGAATTTCCCCGCGCGCACGCTCAAGGAAGCGATCGACTATGCGCAGAAGCACCCGGGCAAGGTCAACTTTGCCTCGCCGGGCGCCGGCAGCCCGCACCACCTGGCGATGGAGCTGTTCATGGACCAGACCCGGGTCAGGATGACGCACGTGCCCTACAAGGGCGCCGCGCCCGCGGTGCAGGACCTGCTCGCGGGGCAGGTCGACCTGATGTTCCTGGACCTGGCCTCGGGCCAGCAGAACGTTCAGGCCGGCAAGCTGCGCGCGCTGGGCGTGGCCACGCCCAGGCGGCTCACCGTGCTGCCGAGTGTGCCGACCGTCGCCGAAGGCGGCGTGGCCGGCTTCGAGGCCTACGCCTGGCAAGGCATGGTGGCGCCGGCCGGCACGCCCAAGGCCGTGGTCGCGCGGCTGAACGCCGAGCTGGTCAAGGCGCTGAAGACGCCCGAGGTGCAGAAGAAGCTGGAAGGCGTGGGCGTCGAGGCGGTGTCGAGCACGCCCGAGGAATTCGCCAGCTACGCGCGTGCCGAGGCCGAGCGCTGGGGCAAGCTGATCAAGGCCAAGGGCATCACGGTCGACTGA
- a CDS encoding patatin-like phospholipase family protein, whose translation MHRDSLPLPPAAPASTPNPAATALILTGGGARAAYQAGVLNGVARIAARHGKAQAALPFGILAGTSAGAINGAGLAIHAGDFEAATQSLGALWHSIHADEVYRTDVLRVGVSGARWLSTLALGWATQRRAPRALFDNTPLGSMLGELFEPARVQASLDSGALQAFAVTALSYSTGRHVTFYQSHHRIHPWHRSQRIAVPAQITVDHLLASSSIPFLFPAMPLELDGHHEWFGDGTMRQMSPLSPAIHLGASRILAIGAASRQRSGWFDTMPGGGYPSLAQVGGQALASIFLDGLNADLERLLHINRLLARMPEVAGDREGWRPVQVMTVAPSEPIEAIAAEHQKQLPRTVRALLAPLGGTEARGAAFASYLLFEPAFTQALIALGERDAEAQADELAAFLYGIVPGTAPAAPDTGDHAAEQAVSP comes from the coding sequence ATGCATCGCGATTCGCTGCCGCTGCCCCCTGCGGCGCCCGCCTCCACGCCAAACCCCGCCGCCACCGCGCTGATCCTGACGGGCGGCGGCGCGCGCGCCGCCTACCAGGCCGGCGTGCTCAACGGCGTGGCGCGTATCGCCGCGCGCCACGGCAAGGCGCAGGCCGCGCTGCCGTTCGGCATCCTCGCCGGCACCTCGGCCGGGGCCATCAACGGCGCGGGGCTGGCCATCCATGCCGGCGACTTCGAGGCTGCCACGCAGAGCCTGGGCGCGCTCTGGCACAGCATCCATGCCGACGAGGTCTACCGCACCGATGTGCTGCGCGTGGGCGTGTCGGGCGCGCGCTGGCTGTCGACGCTGGCGCTGGGCTGGGCCACGCAGCGGCGCGCGCCGCGCGCGCTGTTCGACAACACCCCGCTGGGCAGCATGCTGGGCGAGCTGTTCGAGCCCGCGCGGGTGCAGGCCAGCCTCGACAGCGGCGCGCTGCAGGCGTTCGCGGTGACGGCGCTGTCGTACAGCACCGGGCGCCATGTGACCTTCTACCAGTCGCACCACCGCATCCATCCGTGGCACCGCAGCCAGCGCATCGCGGTGCCGGCGCAGATCACGGTGGACCACCTGCTGGCCTCGTCGTCGATCCCGTTCCTGTTCCCGGCCATGCCGCTGGAACTCGATGGCCACCACGAGTGGTTCGGCGACGGCACCATGCGCCAGATGTCGCCGCTGTCGCCGGCGATCCACCTGGGCGCGTCGCGCATCCTGGCGATCGGCGCGGCCTCGCGCCAGCGCTCGGGCTGGTTCGACACCATGCCGGGCGGCGGCTATCCGTCGCTGGCGCAGGTGGGCGGCCAGGCGCTGGCCAGCATCTTCCTGGACGGCCTGAACGCCGACCTGGAGCGGCTGCTGCATATCAACCGGCTGCTGGCGCGCATGCCCGAGGTGGCCGGCGACCGCGAGGGCTGGCGCCCGGTGCAGGTGATGACGGTGGCGCCCAGCGAGCCGATCGAGGCCATCGCCGCCGAGCACCAGAAGCAGCTGCCGCGCACCGTGCGCGCGCTGCTGGCGCCGCTGGGCGGCACCGAGGCGCGCGGCGCCGCGTTCGCCAGCTACCTGCTGTTCGAGCCGGCCTTTACGCAGGCGCTGATCGCGCTGGGCGAGCGCGACGCCGAAGCCCAGGCCGACGAGCTGGCGGCCTTCCTCTACGGCATCGTCCCCGGCACGGCGCCGGCCGCGCCCGACACTGGCGACCACGCGGCCGAGCAGGCAGTCTCTCCCTGA
- a CDS encoding type III pantothenate kinase — translation MTAPRLLVDIGNTRLKWAWCDAGAALPATAGTAALPTPWQHAGAVTHAADGALQALAAELRVLRAGGPMPSVWISNVAGPVLAADVDATLADAFGGCAPVQWVRSAAVHGDLANGYREPTQLGVDRWIGAVGAHRWLPRDTLLLVTAGTATTLDIVTVTEAGGARFEGGLILPGLALMLGTLARNTAQLPALDVGEAGSVAGAQRRWADNTHDAIAAGCLAAQAGAIERTWRALGERGDAARPPRCLLSGGARGALAGALAVPFEMHDNLVLLGLHAMAMADA, via the coding sequence ATGACCGCGCCGCGCCTGCTGGTCGATATCGGCAATACCCGGCTCAAGTGGGCGTGGTGCGACGCCGGTGCGGCACTGCCCGCCACCGCTGGCACCGCTGCGCTGCCGACGCCGTGGCAGCACGCCGGCGCGGTCACGCATGCCGCCGACGGCGCGCTGCAGGCCCTGGCCGCCGAGCTGCGCGTGCTGCGCGCCGGCGGGCCGATGCCGTCGGTGTGGATCAGCAACGTGGCCGGGCCGGTGCTTGCCGCCGACGTCGATGCTACGCTGGCCGATGCCTTCGGCGGCTGCGCGCCGGTGCAATGGGTGCGCAGCGCGGCCGTGCATGGCGACCTGGCCAACGGCTATCGCGAACCGACCCAACTGGGCGTCGACCGCTGGATCGGCGCAGTCGGCGCGCACCGCTGGCTGCCGCGCGACACGTTGCTGCTGGTCACTGCCGGCACCGCCACCACGCTCGATATCGTCACCGTGACGGAGGCTGGCGGCGCGCGTTTCGAAGGCGGGCTGATCCTGCCGGGGCTGGCGCTGATGCTGGGCACGCTGGCGCGCAATACGGCGCAGCTGCCGGCGCTGGATGTGGGCGAGGCCGGCAGCGTGGCGGGCGCGCAGCGGCGCTGGGCCGACAACACCCACGACGCCATTGCCGCCGGCTGCCTGGCCGCGCAGGCGGGCGCCATCGAGCGCACCTGGCGCGCGCTGGGCGAGCGCGGCGATGCTGCGCGCCCGCCGCGCTGCCTGCTGTCAGGCGGCGCCCGCGGCGCGCTGGCCGGGGCGCTCGCGGTGCCGTTCGAGATGCACGATAATCTGGTGCTGCTCGGCCTGCATGCAATGGCCATGGCCGACGCGTAA
- a CDS encoding fumarylacetoacetate hydrolase family protein, with protein MKLATLKDGSRDGQLVVVSRDLKTAHFATDIAGKLQTVLDDWQFYAPQLQDLYDALNGGRARHPFPFAPKDCMAPLPRAYQWADGSAYVNHVELVRKARGAEMPPEFWTDPLMYQGGSDDFLGPHDDIVCASEAFGIDFEAEVAVITGDVKMGATPEQAGEAIRLVMLANDVSLRNLIPAELGKGFGFFQSKPATAFSPVAVTPDELGEAWRERKVHLPMTVHWNSKKVGQPDCGTDMVFDFGQLIAHICKTRNVRAGSIVGSGTISNVDRKKGYCCIAEKRMLETIDEGKPVTEFMKFGDAVKIEMFDAQGHSVFGAIDQLVAAA; from the coding sequence ATGAAACTCGCAACCCTGAAGGACGGTTCGCGCGACGGCCAGCTGGTGGTCGTGTCGCGCGACCTGAAGACCGCGCACTTCGCCACCGACATCGCCGGCAAGCTGCAGACCGTGCTCGACGACTGGCAGTTCTACGCGCCGCAGCTGCAGGACCTGTACGACGCGCTCAACGGCGGCCGCGCGCGCCATCCGTTCCCGTTCGCGCCGAAGGACTGCATGGCGCCGCTGCCGCGCGCCTACCAGTGGGCCGACGGCTCGGCCTACGTCAACCATGTCGAGCTGGTGCGCAAGGCGCGCGGTGCCGAGATGCCGCCCGAGTTCTGGACCGACCCGCTGATGTACCAGGGCGGCTCCGACGATTTCCTCGGCCCGCACGACGACATCGTCTGCGCCAGCGAGGCCTTCGGCATCGACTTCGAGGCCGAGGTCGCGGTGATCACCGGCGACGTGAAGATGGGCGCCACCCCGGAGCAGGCCGGCGAGGCCATCCGGCTGGTGATGCTGGCCAACGATGTGTCGCTGCGCAACCTGATCCCGGCCGAACTGGGCAAGGGCTTCGGCTTCTTCCAGAGCAAGCCGGCGACGGCGTTCTCGCCGGTCGCGGTGACCCCCGACGAGCTGGGCGAGGCCTGGCGCGAGCGCAAGGTGCACCTGCCGATGACCGTGCACTGGAACAGCAAGAAAGTGGGCCAGCCCGACTGCGGCACCGACATGGTGTTCGACTTCGGCCAGCTGATCGCGCATATCTGCAAGACCCGCAACGTGCGCGCCGGCAGCATCGTCGGCTCGGGCACGATCTCCAACGTCGACCGCAAGAAGGGCTACTGCTGCATCGCCGAGAAGCGCATGCTCGAGACCATCGACGAAGGCAAGCCGGTGACCGAATTCATGAAGTTCGGCGACGCGGTCAAGATCGAGATGTTCGACGCGCAGGGCCATTCGGTGTTCGGCGCGATCGACCAGCTGGTGGCGGCTGCCTGA